The nucleotide window GCGCGCGGGCAGCGTCAGCATGCGCGCCAGCCGCAGGGCGTCGCCGGTTCCGGTGCGGCGCAGCAGCTTCAGCGCCGGGCGGACCGGAGGGAACGGCGTGAACAACGCGTTCAGCAGCGGCTCGCGGATTTCGCGCCACTGGGCGAACAACTCACGCCACGCGTCGCCGTCGCCCGGCGCGAACTCGTCGGCCGACGCCGCCGTGCGGTCGAGGTCGCGGGACAGCACCGCGCAGCGGTCGTCGGGGAACACGTGCGCCAGGACGTCGGGCGCGTGCCGCCAGCGCAGGCCGTGCTCGTCCAGCCGCAGGCCCCTGATCACCGGCGACACCGCGCTCATCGGGTAGAAGGCGCTGAAGAGGTCGTTGCGGAAGCCCGGTTCGGTCACCTCCGCGGTCCGGATCGACCCGCCGGCGTAGTCGGTGGCCTCCAGCACCAGCACCGACCAGCCCGCGTCGGCCAGGAGGTTCGCCGCCACCAGGCCGTTGTGCCCGGCGCCGATCACCACCGCGTCGACGGCTTCCGTACTCACTGCGGCCTCCCGGCTGCCTCAGGCTTGCGACTGGTGGCTCGGCCCGACCCGGGTGAGCGAGCGGAGCCGGGCCAGGACCCCGTCGCGGCGCGGCGGAGCCAGTGGCGCGCTCGCCGCACCCGCGCCCGCCCGGAGCCCGGCGACGAGGTCGGCGAGCGCGGCCGCGGCGTCATACCGAGGTTGCCAGCCCAGCGCGGTCTCCGCCAGCGTCGTGTCCACGAGCGCCGCGCGGTCGGCCAGCTCCAGCCAGCCCGGGTGCACCGGCAGCACCCCGCCCAGCCAGGCCGCCCGGGTCGCCAGCTGCACCACCGGCTTCGGCACCGGGACGCGGGTGCCGCCGAGGACGCCGGCCAGCGCGTCGGCGTCGAGCACCTCCGGCGCGGCCAGGTTGACCGCGCCGGTGAACCCCCGGTCGAGGATCAGCCGGATCGCGTCGGCGACGTCGGTGGTGTGCACGATCTGCGCCCGCAGGTCCGTCCACAGCGGAACCGGCAGCCGCCGTCCGCCGACGAGGTGCGCGGGCACGGCGGGGCCGAGCAGCCAGCGCGCGAACTCCCCCGCCGCTTCGCGGTGCAGGATCGCGCACGGCCGGATCCGCGCCACCCGGACCTGCGGGTACTTCTCCTCGAACCGGTCCAGCAGGGTTTCCAGCGCGGCCTTGCCGCGGCTGTAGGCGCTGCCCGCGATGCCGTCGCACGGGAAGTCCTCGGCCACTTTCTCCCAGCGCGGCGCCGGCCCGTAGGCGGCCACGGACGAGGCGACGACCACGTGCGGCACCCCGGCGGCCGCCGCCGCGGCGAGCACGCTCCGGGTGCCGTGGTCGTTGGTGCGCCACATCGGCGGGTCGCCGCACACCGGCGAGATCGCCCAAGCCAGGTGCACCACCGCGTCCGCGCCCGCGAACACCTCCGCCAGCTCTTCCTCCGCGCGGGGCAGGCCGACGTCGACGGCCCGCCAGCCCGCCCGGCGGTACGGCTCGACGGCCGTGTCCGGCAGCCGCCGCGCGAGCCCGACCACGTCGTGGCCGGGCTCGAGCGCGGCCAGCAGGGCCGTTCCGACGTTCCCGGTGGCTCCCGTGATCACCATGCGCACCCGCAAGGCTTACCCCGTGTCGCGGCCGCAAAACTCAGACCAGGTCACGCGGGATCCGCCGGTGCCAGTTCCGCGACACGATCCGGCGAGCCCCGTCGTAGCCGTCGAGCTGCGCGTCGATGACGAACTCGGTGTCCGTGCACGACACGCGGGTGCGGGTCTCGCTGCGGGCCACCCAGTCGCCGCGCGCGAAGGTGACGTCCCACGCGGTTTCCGCGACCGGCGAGCAGAAGTCGTCGGCCACCCAGCTGTACCGCTCGCGGACGTCGCGGGTGACCTCCAGGTCGAGGTCGTCGAACCGGACGGTCCCCGCGTCCTTCACGATGTCCAGCGCCGACTGGTAGTCGACGAGGTCCCGCGAGACGGTCCAGCGCTGCTCCCCCGGCGTCAGGGCCGTCACGGACATCGGCGGCGCGCCTTCGGGTTCTCCGAACGGCCGGGCCGGCAGCTCGTCCGGCTCGGCGACCGGACGGACCGGCAGCTCCAGCGCACTGTGTCCGGTGTGGACACTCAGCAGCGCCGGTGTCGGCGGCGGCCAGGCCAGCGGCCAGTACGACGTCGACAGCGAAAGCCGGATCCGGTGTCCCGCCGGGAAGGCCTGCGCCACGGCGTTCAGCTCGATCTCCACGGCGCAGCGCTCCCCCGGCTCCATCGGCGCCGGCTCGTCGTGGCCGTCGCGGTGGGTCAGGTTGAGCAGCCCGTAGGTGACGCGGGTGGCGCGCCCGTCCGGGGCGACGTCCGAGATCCGCGCCGCGACCATCGCGACCGGCTGGTCGGCCGATACCTCCAGGCGCACCTTCGGCGAGCCGAGGATCTCGCAGCGCTCGGTGAGCACGTCGGTGTCGAACACCAGCGACCCGCCGTCCTCTTCGCGCTGGTCGTAGGGCAGGTCCGGCGGGGCGCTGTAGGACGCCCACTTCCCGGAGAACTGCCCGACCGACAGCGGCGAGGACACGGTCAGGGCTTCGTCCGCGACGTCCTCGCCCGGCCGCGCGAGGCGGTGCCGGGCCAGCGGCAGTTCCTGCGGCACGACGTGCGGCGACGGCCAGGTGGCCTCCCCGACCCAGCGGCCGGGCCGGTCCTCGTACGACGTCGACGGCGGCACGCTCTCCTGCATCCAGGTGCGCAGCATCGGCCCGTCCATGGCCCCGTTCTCCTCGCCGCGCAGCCAGTGGTCCCACCACTGGACGACCTCCTGGAGGTAGCCGATGGCCGGACCGGGCTCGCCGAGGTGCGGGTACTTGTGCGACCACGGGCCGATCAGGCCGCGGCGCGGCACGTCGAGGTGGGCCAGCAGCCGGATGACGGCGTTGGAGTAGCCGTCGGCCCAGCCGCTGGAGGCCAGCACCGGCACCTGGACGTCGCTGTAGTTCTCCGACACCGACGCGTGCCGCCAGTAGTCGTCGCGGCGCTGGTGGCCGAGCCAGTTCTCGATCCACAGGCTGCAGTTCTCCAGGCGCTCCAGCCACATTTCCCGCCACCGCTCGCCGACGACCGCCGGGTCGGGCGGCAGCGTGGCGTAGGCGAACATCGTGCCGGACTCGGCGACGTTGTCCGAGAGCAGGCAGCCGCCCATGTAGTGCATGTCGTCGGCGAAGCGGTCGTCGGTGAAGGACGAGATCACGATGGCGCGCAGGCTCGGCGGCTTCCGCGCGGCGACCTGCAGGGCGGCGAACGCGCCCCAGGAGATGCCCATCATCCCGGTGTCGCCGGAACACCACGGCTGCCCGGCGATCCACTCGAGGACC belongs to Amycolatopsis tolypomycina and includes:
- a CDS encoding NAD-dependent epimerase/dehydratase family protein, with the translated sequence MRMVITGATGNVGTALLAALEPGHDVVGLARRLPDTAVEPYRRAGWRAVDVGLPRAEEELAEVFAGADAVVHLAWAISPVCGDPPMWRTNDHGTRSVLAAAAAAGVPHVVVASSVAAYGPAPRWEKVAEDFPCDGIAGSAYSRGKAALETLLDRFEEKYPQVRVARIRPCAILHREAAGEFARWLLGPAVPAHLVGGRRLPVPLWTDLRAQIVHTTDVADAIRLILDRGFTGAVNLAAPEVLDADALAGVLGGTRVPVPKPVVQLATRAAWLGGVLPVHPGWLELADRAALVDTTLAETALGWQPRYDAAAALADLVAGLRAGAGAASAPLAPPRRDGVLARLRSLTRVGPSHQSQA
- a CDS encoding CocE/NonD family hydrolase, with amino-acid sequence MRAVTSLPYEITEEDHVRIPMSDGTVLSARIWRPVSSDTEPVPAILEYIPYRKRDLTAPRDSIHHPYLAGHGYACVRVDIRGTGESEGVLADEYLEREQLDAEEVLEWIAGQPWCSGDTGMMGISWGAFAALQVAARKPPSLRAIVISSFTDDRFADDMHYMGGCLLSDNVAESGTMFAYATLPPDPAVVGERWREMWLERLENCSLWIENWLGHQRRDDYWRHASVSENYSDVQVPVLASSGWADGYSNAVIRLLAHLDVPRRGLIGPWSHKYPHLGEPGPAIGYLQEVVQWWDHWLRGEENGAMDGPMLRTWMQESVPPSTSYEDRPGRWVGEATWPSPHVVPQELPLARHRLARPGEDVADEALTVSSPLSVGQFSGKWASYSAPPDLPYDQREEDGGSLVFDTDVLTERCEILGSPKVRLEVSADQPVAMVAARISDVAPDGRATRVTYGLLNLTHRDGHDEPAPMEPGERCAVEIELNAVAQAFPAGHRIRLSLSTSYWPLAWPPPTPALLSVHTGHSALELPVRPVAEPDELPARPFGEPEGAPPMSVTALTPGEQRWTVSRDLVDYQSALDIVKDAGTVRFDDLDLEVTRDVRERYSWVADDFCSPVAETAWDVTFARGDWVARSETRTRVSCTDTEFVIDAQLDGYDGARRIVSRNWHRRIPRDLV